One genomic segment of Choristoneura fumiferana chromosome Z, NRCan_CFum_1, whole genome shotgun sequence includes these proteins:
- the LOC141432485 gene encoding E3 ubiquitin-protein ligase UHRF1-like isoform X1, whose translation MHVRVRLFGKPDAIVVVESKLTKIDQFRRIIRDKFNVEPKLQRLFYGGKLLDDGYTFHDYNIKLNDVIQLMVQQQLQTPDKSKDTCEKTEPETSNKEAIYTDADSPLYAIGDIIDMRDREQGAWFEGKIVRIVRDPKAPMQTKTETSNTKPSTEVESDSENKPPSDATNSKNTNKPKKRGIAEYFSKTPKKKQIENEVQPKMQSDEKNETYLLYKIQLDDDDENTHHYCQLKEIRPRARTVLEIKDLKIGQKVMLNHNTEDPLEKGYWYDFKIEEIKKLRTSHELLGTIYLGPEAVPQNDTKVRVLDKIFAIEEVVPLADRSLDQKNTMATQPDKRALPLNCLTCRDDEDAPCKDCGCFLCSGKEFPEKIVLCDECNKGYHMICLTPPLVALPEEEWYCPACRRDASAVVAPGAARQARRAASQTKRDWGRGMACVGKTKTCSMPPNHFGPIPGIEVGMCWRFRIQLSESGVHRPPVSGIHGRDVEGAYSIVLSGGYEDDVDHGVEFTYTGSGGRDLSGNKRTAEQSCDQTLTRENKALARNCAVKKITEEGGDAGEAWRDGRPVRVVRSYKMLKHFPKYAPKEGIRYDGIYKVVKYYPERGLSGFRVWKYLLRRDDPSPAPWEPEAKQFPIVYPDGYLEAEAEKQALKAKNGKGQKNSKGAKGGKKRALRDISTSSEDDDNAPPVKRRKNLFANKTAKVTKNDAQKPKEKPQGLTDEERDAIKADELNVKLWDECLLVADTRGKKEFVEYVSQMFLCIICQEVAAGPVTTPCLHNFCGACMKLAVKASGAQCPCCRAALPDAPPHNAPLQRALRFVMPGYDAGKK comes from the exons ATGCACGTACGTGTGAGATTATTTGGTAAACCTGACGCAATTGTCGTGGTTGAGTCCAAGCTGACAAAAATTGACCAGTTTCGTCGAATTATAAGAGATAAGTTTAATGTGGAACCAAAGTTGCAACGGCTATTCTACGGCGGAAAACTG ttGGATGATGGCTACACATTCCATGACTACAACATCAAGCTCAATGATGTTATACAACTTATGGTTCAGCAGCAGCTTCAGACACCAGATAAAAGTAAGGACACCTGCGAGAAAACTGAGCCTGAGACTAGCAACAAAGAAGCAATTTATACAG ATGCTGACAGTCCATTATATGCGATTGGAGACATCATTGACATGAGGGACCGTGAGCAAGGGGCATGGTTTGAAGGAAAAATAGTAAGAATAGTGAGAGATCCAAAAGCTCCCATGCAGACAAAGACTGAGACAAGTAATACAAAACCAAGCACTGAAGTCGAAAGCGACTCTGAAAATAAACCACCAAGTGATGCAACTAACAGTAAGAATACAAATAAGCCAAAGAAAAGAGGTATTGCTGAGTATTTTAGTAAAACACCAAAGAAAAAGCAGATTGAAAATGAGGTCCAGCCAAAAATGCAAagtgatgaaaaaaatgaaacatatctgttgtataaaatacaattagaTGATGA TGATGAGAATACTCACCATTACTGCCAATTAAAGGAAATACGACCCAGAGCCCGCACAGTACTTGAAATTAAAGATCTAAAAATAGGGCAAAAAGTCATGCTCAACCACAATACTGAAGACCCATTGGAGAAAGGATATTG GTATGATTTCAAGAtagaagaaataaagaaattaaggACCAGTCATGAGCTTCTTGGAACGATATATCTTGGCCCTGAGGCTGTTCCTCAAAATGATACAAAAGTCAGAGTACTGGATAAGATCTTTGCTATTGAAGAAGTGGTGCCACTTGCTGACAGAAGCCTTGACCAGAAAAACACAATGGCTACTCAACCTGATAAAA GAGCATTGCCACTAAATTGTTTGACGTGCCGCGACGACGAAGATGCGCCTTGCAAGGATTGCGGCTGCTTCTTATGTTCCGGCAAAGAGTTCCCTGAAAAA ATAGTGTTATGCGACGAGTGCAACAAGGGCTATCACATGATCTGTCTGACGCCGCCGCTGGTGGCGCTGCCGGAGGAGGAGTGGTACTGCCCGGCGTGCCGGCGCGACGCCAGCGCGGTGGTGGCGCCCGGCGCGGCACGGcaggcgcgccgcgccgcctcgCAGACCAAGCGGGACTGGGGGCGGGGCATGGCCTGCGTCG GTAAAACTAAAACCTGCTCAATGCCTCCAAACCACTTTGGACCCATACCCGGTATTGAAGTCGGCATGTGTTGGAGGTTCAGGATACAG CTGTCGGAGTCAGGAGTGCACCGGCCGCCGGTGTCGGGCATCCACGGTCGCGACGTCGAAGGCGCCTACAGTATTGTGTTGTCAG GCGGGTACGAGGACGACGTGGACCACGGCGTAGAGTTCACGTACACGGGCAGCGGCGGGCGCGACCTGTCCGGCAACAAACGCACCGCGGAGCAGTCCTGCGACCAGACGCTCACGCGCGAGAACAA AGCTCTGGCGCGCAACTGCGCTGTGAAGAAGATCACTGAGGAGGGCGGCGACGCGGGCGAGGCGTGGCGCGACGGCCGACCCGTGCGCGTCGTGCGCTCCTACAAGATGCTCAAACACTTCCCCAAGTACGCGCCCAAGGAGGGCATCAG ATACGATGGCATCTACAAAGTGGTGAAGTACTACCCGGAGCGCGGGCTGTCTGGGTTCCGCGTGTGGAAGTACTTGCTGCGCCGCGACGACCCCAGTCCCGCGCCCTGGGAGCCCGAAGCCAAGCAGTTCCCTATCGTT TACCCCGACGGCTACCTAGAAGCCGAGGCAGAAAAGCAAGCACTTAAAGCAAAAAATGGAAAAGGCCAGAAAAACTCGAAAGGAGCAAAAGGAGGGAAAAAGCGGGCACTGCGAGACATATCTACTTCCTCTGAAGACGACGATAACGCGCCGCCAGTCAAACGCCGGAAAAATCTATTCGCAAATAAAACGGCCAAAG TAACCAAAAATGATGCTCAGAAACCTAAAGAAAAACCCCAAGGACTGACGGACGAAGAGCGAGACGCTATCAAAGCAGACGAACTCAACGTTAAGCTATGGGACGAGTGTCTACTGGTAGCCGACACACGAGGCAAAAAG GAGTTCGTGGAGTACGTGAGCCAGATGTTCCTGTGCATCATCTGCCAGGAGGTGGCGGCCGGGCCGGTCACGACGCCCTGCCTCCACAACTTCTGTGGG GCGTGTATGAAGCTGGCGGTGAAGGCGTCTGGCGCGCAGTGCCCATGCTGCCGCGCGGCGCTGCCCGACGCGCCGCCGCACAACGCGCCGCTGCAGCGCGCGCTGCGCTTCGTCATGCCGGGCTACGACGCCGGCAAGAAGTAA
- the LOC141432485 gene encoding E3 ubiquitin-protein ligase UHRF1-like isoform X2, producing the protein MVQQQLQTPDKSKDTCEKTEPETSNKEAIYTDADSPLYAIGDIIDMRDREQGAWFEGKIVRIVRDPKAPMQTKTETSNTKPSTEVESDSENKPPSDATNSKNTNKPKKRGIAEYFSKTPKKKQIENEVQPKMQSDEKNETYLLYKIQLDDDDENTHHYCQLKEIRPRARTVLEIKDLKIGQKVMLNHNTEDPLEKGYWYDFKIEEIKKLRTSHELLGTIYLGPEAVPQNDTKVRVLDKIFAIEEVVPLADRSLDQKNTMATQPDKRALPLNCLTCRDDEDAPCKDCGCFLCSGKEFPEKIVLCDECNKGYHMICLTPPLVALPEEEWYCPACRRDASAVVAPGAARQARRAASQTKRDWGRGMACVGKTKTCSMPPNHFGPIPGIEVGMCWRFRIQLSESGVHRPPVSGIHGRDVEGAYSIVLSGGYEDDVDHGVEFTYTGSGGRDLSGNKRTAEQSCDQTLTRENKALARNCAVKKITEEGGDAGEAWRDGRPVRVVRSYKMLKHFPKYAPKEGIRYDGIYKVVKYYPERGLSGFRVWKYLLRRDDPSPAPWEPEAKQFPIVYPDGYLEAEAEKQALKAKNGKGQKNSKGAKGGKKRALRDISTSSEDDDNAPPVKRRKNLFANKTAKVTKNDAQKPKEKPQGLTDEERDAIKADELNVKLWDECLLVADTRGKKEFVEYVSQMFLCIICQEVAAGPVTTPCLHNFCGACMKLAVKASGAQCPCCRAALPDAPPHNAPLQRALRFVMPGYDAGKK; encoded by the exons ATGGTTCAGCAGCAGCTTCAGACACCAGATAAAAGTAAGGACACCTGCGAGAAAACTGAGCCTGAGACTAGCAACAAAGAAGCAATTTATACAG ATGCTGACAGTCCATTATATGCGATTGGAGACATCATTGACATGAGGGACCGTGAGCAAGGGGCATGGTTTGAAGGAAAAATAGTAAGAATAGTGAGAGATCCAAAAGCTCCCATGCAGACAAAGACTGAGACAAGTAATACAAAACCAAGCACTGAAGTCGAAAGCGACTCTGAAAATAAACCACCAAGTGATGCAACTAACAGTAAGAATACAAATAAGCCAAAGAAAAGAGGTATTGCTGAGTATTTTAGTAAAACACCAAAGAAAAAGCAGATTGAAAATGAGGTCCAGCCAAAAATGCAAagtgatgaaaaaaatgaaacatatctgttgtataaaatacaattagaTGATGA TGATGAGAATACTCACCATTACTGCCAATTAAAGGAAATACGACCCAGAGCCCGCACAGTACTTGAAATTAAAGATCTAAAAATAGGGCAAAAAGTCATGCTCAACCACAATACTGAAGACCCATTGGAGAAAGGATATTG GTATGATTTCAAGAtagaagaaataaagaaattaaggACCAGTCATGAGCTTCTTGGAACGATATATCTTGGCCCTGAGGCTGTTCCTCAAAATGATACAAAAGTCAGAGTACTGGATAAGATCTTTGCTATTGAAGAAGTGGTGCCACTTGCTGACAGAAGCCTTGACCAGAAAAACACAATGGCTACTCAACCTGATAAAA GAGCATTGCCACTAAATTGTTTGACGTGCCGCGACGACGAAGATGCGCCTTGCAAGGATTGCGGCTGCTTCTTATGTTCCGGCAAAGAGTTCCCTGAAAAA ATAGTGTTATGCGACGAGTGCAACAAGGGCTATCACATGATCTGTCTGACGCCGCCGCTGGTGGCGCTGCCGGAGGAGGAGTGGTACTGCCCGGCGTGCCGGCGCGACGCCAGCGCGGTGGTGGCGCCCGGCGCGGCACGGcaggcgcgccgcgccgcctcgCAGACCAAGCGGGACTGGGGGCGGGGCATGGCCTGCGTCG GTAAAACTAAAACCTGCTCAATGCCTCCAAACCACTTTGGACCCATACCCGGTATTGAAGTCGGCATGTGTTGGAGGTTCAGGATACAG CTGTCGGAGTCAGGAGTGCACCGGCCGCCGGTGTCGGGCATCCACGGTCGCGACGTCGAAGGCGCCTACAGTATTGTGTTGTCAG GCGGGTACGAGGACGACGTGGACCACGGCGTAGAGTTCACGTACACGGGCAGCGGCGGGCGCGACCTGTCCGGCAACAAACGCACCGCGGAGCAGTCCTGCGACCAGACGCTCACGCGCGAGAACAA AGCTCTGGCGCGCAACTGCGCTGTGAAGAAGATCACTGAGGAGGGCGGCGACGCGGGCGAGGCGTGGCGCGACGGCCGACCCGTGCGCGTCGTGCGCTCCTACAAGATGCTCAAACACTTCCCCAAGTACGCGCCCAAGGAGGGCATCAG ATACGATGGCATCTACAAAGTGGTGAAGTACTACCCGGAGCGCGGGCTGTCTGGGTTCCGCGTGTGGAAGTACTTGCTGCGCCGCGACGACCCCAGTCCCGCGCCCTGGGAGCCCGAAGCCAAGCAGTTCCCTATCGTT TACCCCGACGGCTACCTAGAAGCCGAGGCAGAAAAGCAAGCACTTAAAGCAAAAAATGGAAAAGGCCAGAAAAACTCGAAAGGAGCAAAAGGAGGGAAAAAGCGGGCACTGCGAGACATATCTACTTCCTCTGAAGACGACGATAACGCGCCGCCAGTCAAACGCCGGAAAAATCTATTCGCAAATAAAACGGCCAAAG TAACCAAAAATGATGCTCAGAAACCTAAAGAAAAACCCCAAGGACTGACGGACGAAGAGCGAGACGCTATCAAAGCAGACGAACTCAACGTTAAGCTATGGGACGAGTGTCTACTGGTAGCCGACACACGAGGCAAAAAG GAGTTCGTGGAGTACGTGAGCCAGATGTTCCTGTGCATCATCTGCCAGGAGGTGGCGGCCGGGCCGGTCACGACGCCCTGCCTCCACAACTTCTGTGGG GCGTGTATGAAGCTGGCGGTGAAGGCGTCTGGCGCGCAGTGCCCATGCTGCCGCGCGGCGCTGCCCGACGCGCCGCCGCACAACGCGCCGCTGCAGCGCGCGCTGCGCTTCGTCATGCCGGGCTACGACGCCGGCAAGAAGTAA
- the LOC141432500 gene encoding proton-coupled amino acid transporter-like protein acs isoform X2 — MVNPSSEPDDFHPTSLSPVKDDKKKRGMDNGIFLVNMKEKNMQEVEEYEPYDNRVVEHPTTNTETLLHLLKGSLGTGILAMPRAFANSGYVVGTIGTIVIGVLCTYCIHILLDSCYVLCKRRKQPSLTYTGAAEASLSEGPDWCKACAPYAAHVVNAFLLVYQIGTCCVYVVFVAENIEFVMTKHFHIEVTVFQVMCAILLPLVLINYVRDLKYLAPFSALANVVTIVSFGIILYYIFRVMPTIDCKAPVGLLSNFPLFFGTVLFALEAIGVILPLENEMKTPKDFVGKFGVLNRAMITIIILYVGMGLFGYLQYGEAAEGSITLNLPSETEWLASAVQCLLAFAIFITHGLACYVAIDILWNEYIGVRLSNSKIRFFWEYLLRTVIVLITFGIAAMVPELEAFIALFGALCLSALGLAFPAIIQTCTYWYYVSRAERLRMLAKNSVVVLFGVLGLLVGTWTSMQRIVYTFSNHSALHNATEAMLSSNSTC; from the exons ATGGTAAACCCGTCCTCCGAGCCGGACGACTTCCATCCTACAag CCTGTCACCGGTGAAGGATGATAAGAAAAAGCGGGGAATGGACAATGGGATCTTCCTTGTAAACATGAAGGAAAAGAATATGCAAGAAGTTGAAGAATACGAGCCCTATGACAACAGAGTAGTTGAACATCCCACGAC GAACACGGAGACGCTCCTGCATCTTCTAAAAGGCAGTTTGGGCACAGGCATCCTGGCGATGCCACGCGCGTTCGCCAACTCGGGCTACGTGGTGGGCACCATCGGCACGATCGTCATCGGCGTGCTGTGCACATACTGCATCCACATACTGCTGGACTCTTGCTACGTGCTGTGCAAGCGGCGGAAACAGCCGTCCCTCACCTACACCGGCGCCGCGGAAGCGTCGCTCTCTGAAGGCCCCGACTGGTGCAAAGCGTGCGCGCCTTATGCCGC ACATGTGGTGAATGCCTTCCTCCTCGTGTACCAAATAGGAACTTGCTGCGTTTACGTCGTGTTCGTGGCAGAAAACATAGAATTTGTGATGACGAAGCACTTCCACATCGAAGTGACTGTATTCCAAGTGATGTGTGCAATACTTCTTCCGCTAGTTCTTATCAACTATGTCAGAGATCTCAAGTACCTGGCGCCGTTCTCTGCTCTTGCCAATGTGGTGACGATAGTGAGCTTTGGGATAATTCTCTACTATATTTTCCGAGTGATGCCCACAATTGATTGCAAGGCTCCAGTCGGATTGCTGTCCAATTTTCCCCTATTCTTTGGCACTGTATTATTTGCGCTGGAAGCAATAGGAGTG ATTTTACCTCTAGAAAACGAGATGAAGACGCCAAAAGATTTTGTGGGGAAATTCGGTGTACTAAACAGAGCCATGATCACCATTATAATCCTATACGTGGGTATGGGCCTATTCGGATATCTGCAGTACGGAGAAGCTGCTGAAGGCAGTATCACATTGAACCTGCCATCTGAGACCGAATG GCTGGCTAGCGCAGTGCAGTGCCTGCTGGCCTTCGCCATTTTCATCACGCACGGACTAGCGTGCTACGTGGCCATCGATATTCTGTGGAACGAGTACATCGGCGTCCGCCTCTCCAACAGCAAGATTCGCTTCTTCTGGGAGTACCTGCTCCGCACCGTCATTGTTCTTATTACAT TCGGCATCGCGGCGATGGTGCCGGAGCTGGAGGCGTTCATCGCGCTGTTCGGCGCGCTGTGCCTGTCGGCGCTGGGGCTGGCGTTCCCGGCCATCATCCAGACGTGCACGTACTGGTACTACGTGTCGCGCGCCGAGCGGCTGCGCATGCTAGCCAAGAATTCGGTGGTGGTGCTGTTCGGCGTACTGGGCCTGCTCGTCGGCACCTGGACCTCCATGCAACGCATCGTGTACACCTTCAGCAACCACTCCGCCCTCCACAACGCCACCGAGGCCATGCTCTCCTCCAACTCCACGTGTTAA
- the LOC141432500 gene encoding proton-coupled amino acid transporter-like protein acs isoform X1, with amino-acid sequence MPKNILAEMGSQVGLTPARQNKKEAEEWARRSSGPMVNPSFEPDDFHPTSLSPVKDDKKKRGMDNGIFLVNMKEKNMQEVEEYEPYDNRVVEHPTTNTETLLHLLKGSLGTGILAMPRAFANSGYVVGTIGTIVIGVLCTYCIHILLDSCYVLCKRRKQPSLTYTGAAEASLSEGPDWCKACAPYAAHVVNAFLLVYQIGTCCVYVVFVAENIEFVMTKHFHIEVTVFQVMCAILLPLVLINYVRDLKYLAPFSALANVVTIVSFGIILYYIFRVMPTIDCKAPVGLLSNFPLFFGTVLFALEAIGVILPLENEMKTPKDFVGKFGVLNRAMITIIILYVGMGLFGYLQYGEAAEGSITLNLPSETEWLASAVQCLLAFAIFITHGLACYVAIDILWNEYIGVRLSNSKIRFFWEYLLRTVIVLITFGIAAMVPELEAFIALFGALCLSALGLAFPAIIQTCTYWYYVSRAERLRMLAKNSVVVLFGVLGLLVGTWTSMQRIVYTFSNHSALHNATEAMLSSNSTC; translated from the exons GAAGCAGAAGAATGGGCGCGTCGGTCGAGCGGACCCATGGTCAACCCGTCCTTCGAGCCGGACGACTTCCATCCTACAAG CCTGTCACCGGTGAAGGATGATAAGAAAAAGCGGGGAATGGACAATGGGATCTTCCTTGTAAACATGAAGGAAAAGAATATGCAAGAAGTTGAAGAATACGAGCCCTATGACAACAGAGTAGTTGAACATCCCACGAC GAACACGGAGACGCTCCTGCATCTTCTAAAAGGCAGTTTGGGCACAGGCATCCTGGCGATGCCACGCGCGTTCGCCAACTCGGGCTACGTGGTGGGCACCATCGGCACGATCGTCATCGGCGTGCTGTGCACATACTGCATCCACATACTGCTGGACTCTTGCTACGTGCTGTGCAAGCGGCGGAAACAGCCGTCCCTCACCTACACCGGCGCCGCGGAAGCGTCGCTCTCTGAAGGCCCCGACTGGTGCAAAGCGTGCGCGCCTTATGCCGC ACATGTGGTGAATGCCTTCCTCCTCGTGTACCAAATAGGAACTTGCTGCGTTTACGTCGTGTTCGTGGCAGAAAACATAGAATTTGTGATGACGAAGCACTTCCACATCGAAGTGACTGTATTCCAAGTGATGTGTGCAATACTTCTTCCGCTAGTTCTTATCAACTATGTCAGAGATCTCAAGTACCTGGCGCCGTTCTCTGCTCTTGCCAATGTGGTGACGATAGTGAGCTTTGGGATAATTCTCTACTATATTTTCCGAGTGATGCCCACAATTGATTGCAAGGCTCCAGTCGGATTGCTGTCCAATTTTCCCCTATTCTTTGGCACTGTATTATTTGCGCTGGAAGCAATAGGAGTG ATTTTACCTCTAGAAAACGAGATGAAGACGCCAAAAGATTTTGTGGGGAAATTCGGTGTACTAAACAGAGCCATGATCACCATTATAATCCTATACGTGGGTATGGGCCTATTCGGATATCTGCAGTACGGAGAAGCTGCTGAAGGCAGTATCACATTGAACCTGCCATCTGAGACCGAATG GCTGGCTAGCGCAGTGCAGTGCCTGCTGGCCTTCGCCATTTTCATCACGCACGGACTAGCGTGCTACGTGGCCATCGATATTCTGTGGAACGAGTACATCGGCGTCCGCCTCTCCAACAGCAAGATTCGCTTCTTCTGGGAGTACCTGCTCCGCACCGTCATTGTTCTTATTACAT TCGGCATCGCGGCGATGGTGCCGGAGCTGGAGGCGTTCATCGCGCTGTTCGGCGCGCTGTGCCTGTCGGCGCTGGGGCTGGCGTTCCCGGCCATCATCCAGACGTGCACGTACTGGTACTACGTGTCGCGCGCCGAGCGGCTGCGCATGCTAGCCAAGAATTCGGTGGTGGTGCTGTTCGGCGTACTGGGCCTGCTCGTCGGCACCTGGACCTCCATGCAACGCATCGTGTACACCTTCAGCAACCACTCCGCCCTCCACAACGCCACCGAGGCCATGCTCTCCTCCAACTCCACGTGTTAA
- the LOC141432500 gene encoding proton-coupled amino acid transporter-like protein acs isoform X3 → MDNGIFLVNMKEKNMQEVEEYEPYDNRVVEHPTTNTETLLHLLKGSLGTGILAMPRAFANSGYVVGTIGTIVIGVLCTYCIHILLDSCYVLCKRRKQPSLTYTGAAEASLSEGPDWCKACAPYAAHVVNAFLLVYQIGTCCVYVVFVAENIEFVMTKHFHIEVTVFQVMCAILLPLVLINYVRDLKYLAPFSALANVVTIVSFGIILYYIFRVMPTIDCKAPVGLLSNFPLFFGTVLFALEAIGVILPLENEMKTPKDFVGKFGVLNRAMITIIILYVGMGLFGYLQYGEAAEGSITLNLPSETEWLASAVQCLLAFAIFITHGLACYVAIDILWNEYIGVRLSNSKIRFFWEYLLRTVIVLITFGIAAMVPELEAFIALFGALCLSALGLAFPAIIQTCTYWYYVSRAERLRMLAKNSVVVLFGVLGLLVGTWTSMQRIVYTFSNHSALHNATEAMLSSNSTC, encoded by the exons ATGGACAATGGGATCTTCCTTGTAAACATGAAGGAAAAGAATATGCAAGAAGTTGAAGAATACGAGCCCTATGACAACAGAGTAGTTGAACATCCCACGAC GAACACGGAGACGCTCCTGCATCTTCTAAAAGGCAGTTTGGGCACAGGCATCCTGGCGATGCCACGCGCGTTCGCCAACTCGGGCTACGTGGTGGGCACCATCGGCACGATCGTCATCGGCGTGCTGTGCACATACTGCATCCACATACTGCTGGACTCTTGCTACGTGCTGTGCAAGCGGCGGAAACAGCCGTCCCTCACCTACACCGGCGCCGCGGAAGCGTCGCTCTCTGAAGGCCCCGACTGGTGCAAAGCGTGCGCGCCTTATGCCGC ACATGTGGTGAATGCCTTCCTCCTCGTGTACCAAATAGGAACTTGCTGCGTTTACGTCGTGTTCGTGGCAGAAAACATAGAATTTGTGATGACGAAGCACTTCCACATCGAAGTGACTGTATTCCAAGTGATGTGTGCAATACTTCTTCCGCTAGTTCTTATCAACTATGTCAGAGATCTCAAGTACCTGGCGCCGTTCTCTGCTCTTGCCAATGTGGTGACGATAGTGAGCTTTGGGATAATTCTCTACTATATTTTCCGAGTGATGCCCACAATTGATTGCAAGGCTCCAGTCGGATTGCTGTCCAATTTTCCCCTATTCTTTGGCACTGTATTATTTGCGCTGGAAGCAATAGGAGTG ATTTTACCTCTAGAAAACGAGATGAAGACGCCAAAAGATTTTGTGGGGAAATTCGGTGTACTAAACAGAGCCATGATCACCATTATAATCCTATACGTGGGTATGGGCCTATTCGGATATCTGCAGTACGGAGAAGCTGCTGAAGGCAGTATCACATTGAACCTGCCATCTGAGACCGAATG GCTGGCTAGCGCAGTGCAGTGCCTGCTGGCCTTCGCCATTTTCATCACGCACGGACTAGCGTGCTACGTGGCCATCGATATTCTGTGGAACGAGTACATCGGCGTCCGCCTCTCCAACAGCAAGATTCGCTTCTTCTGGGAGTACCTGCTCCGCACCGTCATTGTTCTTATTACAT TCGGCATCGCGGCGATGGTGCCGGAGCTGGAGGCGTTCATCGCGCTGTTCGGCGCGCTGTGCCTGTCGGCGCTGGGGCTGGCGTTCCCGGCCATCATCCAGACGTGCACGTACTGGTACTACGTGTCGCGCGCCGAGCGGCTGCGCATGCTAGCCAAGAATTCGGTGGTGGTGCTGTTCGGCGTACTGGGCCTGCTCGTCGGCACCTGGACCTCCATGCAACGCATCGTGTACACCTTCAGCAACCACTCCGCCCTCCACAACGCCACCGAGGCCATGCTCTCCTCCAACTCCACGTGTTAA